In one Diabrotica virgifera virgifera chromosome 5, PGI_DIABVI_V3a genomic region, the following are encoded:
- the LOC126884794 gene encoding 18S rRNA aminocarboxypropyltransferase isoform X1 — MTETEVSDKLSKVDLNHSSCSEENETTSEDDSEEECVPDFPVAMWDFNQCDPKKCSGRKLARMNLVKCLKQKQRFHGIVLTPTGEKCVSPSDREIVETKGIAVVDCSWARIDETPIAALKPVHGRLLPFLVATNPINYGRPCQLSCVEAIAATMYITGFKEEARFYMNKFSWGHSFEELNKELLDIYATCTDSKSVVEAQNEYIKKEQLKQEQDKRSQPDFPSSSDSSDTE, encoded by the exons atgaCTGAGACTGAGGTTTCCGACAAATTAAGTAAAGTAGATTTAAATCATTCATCCTGTAGTGAAGAAAATGAAACAACTAGTGAAG atGATTCTGAAGAAGAATGCGTGCCAGACTTTCCAGTTGCAATGTGGGACTTCAACCAATGCGATCCAAAAAAATGCTCTGGCCGAAAATTAGCTAGAATGAATTTGGTGAAGTGTCTTAAACAGAAGCAGCGCTTTCATGGCATTGTTTTAACACCAACTGGAGAAAAATGTGTCAGTCCTTCTGATAGAGAAATTGTTGAAACTAAAGGAATAGCTGTAGTTGATTGTTCATGGGCTCGCATAGATGAAACACCAATAGCTGCCTTAAAACCTGTACACGGAAGACTTCTTCCATTCTTGG ttGCTACAAATCCGATAAATTATGGAAGACCTTGTCAGCTGAGTTGTGTAGAAGCAATAGCAGCTACAATGTACATAACAGGTTTTAAAGAAGAAGCCAGATTTTATATGAACAAATTTTCATGGGGACACTCTTTTGAAGAGCTCAATAAAGAACTGTTGGACATTTACGCTACTTGTACTGATAGTAAGTCTGTTGTGGAGGCACAAAATGAATATATCAAGAAGGAACAACTGAAACAGGAGCAAGATAAAAGAA GTCAGCCAGATTTTCCAAGTTCCAGCGATTCAAGTGATACAGAGTGa
- the LOC126884799 gene encoding FAD-linked sulfhydryl oxidase ALR has product MPGRPSPLDNEQCRQCTSFSDYVKSAKKKTENGAVSDNVEKPRREDCPLDKDELGNKTWGLLHTMAAKYPDKPTVQDETSMKEFFTHFSRFYPCDHCAKDLRNDLKADPPQTKSQEALSQWLCKLHNKVNIKIGKEEFDCSKVNERWRDGWLDGSCD; this is encoded by the exons ATGCCAGGACGTCCTTCACCATTAGATAACGAACAGTGTAGGCAGTGTACGAGTTTTTCAGATTATGTGAAATCTGCCAAAAAGAAAACCGAAAATGGAGCTGTCAGT GATAATGTTGAGAAACCAAGGAGGGAGGACTGTCCTTTGGATAAAGATGAGTTAGGCAATAAAACATGGGGCCTTCTTCATACAATGGCCGCGAAGTATCCTGACAAACCAACTGTCCAAGATGAAACATCAATGAAGGAATTTTTCACTCACTTTTCAAGGTTTTATCCTTGTGATCACTGTGCTAAAGATTTAAGGAATGA CCTAAAAGCAGATCCCCCACAGACGAAATCCCAGGAAGCACTAAGTCAATGGTTATGTAAATTACATAATAAAGTCAATATAAAAATAGGCAAAGAAGAATTTGACTGCTCCAAAGTAAATGAAAGGTGGAGGGACGGTTGGTTGGATGGATCTTGTGATTGA
- the LOC126884792 gene encoding leukocyte receptor cluster member 1 homolog — translation MNILPKKRWHVRTKENIARVRRDEAKALEEEKARQDRVKLAEREARRELLLNRSRSTTGFKPDIDIKEDTNDNKHINFFEELEEGTAEIKHVNKEHEKEKKEEKEKYEKQIGYLTYLGQDTNEALGKKSWYNIAPDRSDVKHEVNLKTKIREDPLHMIKKYNLESDKKATHDNIPSTSRTVKESDSICRQISVSKQTKKHKHKKHKKHKKRKYSTSSESSEDDTEHKIEKQKELEILRIKRLKREAEEREKTNAVLSKLKKKDVEPADNSTKVNNFKAKYNSQFNPYLAKQNYT, via the exons ATGAATATATTACCTAAAAAGAG GTGGCATGTCCGTACTAAAGAAAATATCGCTAGAGTAAGAAGAGATGAAGCAAAAGCTTTGGAAGAAGAAAAGGCTCGACAAGATAGAGTAAAGCTAGCT GAAAGAGAGGCTAGAAGGGAACTGTTATTGAACAGAAGTCGATCTACAACTGGATTCAAACCTGATATTGACATAAAAGAAGACACAAATGATAACAagcatattaatttttttgaagagTTGGAAGAAGGCACTGCTGAGATAAAACATGTAAATAAGGAACATGAAAAagagaagaaagaagaaaaagagaagtATGAAAAGCAGATAGGGTATCTGACATATTTAGGGCAAGATACCAATGAAGCTTTAGGCAAGAAAAGTTGGTATAACATTGCTCCTGATAGATCAGATGTAAAGCATGAAGTGAACTTAAAAACTAAAATTAGGGAAGATCCTTTGCATATGATTAAGAAGTACAATCTAGAAAGCGACAAAAAAGCAACACATGATAATATTCCATCTACTAGTAGAACCGTGAAAGAATCAGATTCAATTTGTAGACAAATATCAGTGTCGAAACAAACGAAgaaacataaacataaaaaacacaAAAAGCATAAAAAACGCAAGTATTCAACATCGTCAGAATCTTCGGAAGATGATACGGAACACAAAATTGAGAAACAAAAAGAACTTGAAATCTTGAGAATTAAAAGATTAAAGAGAGAAGCTGAAGAAAGAGAAAAGACAAATGCAGTACTATCAAAATTAAAGAAGAAAGATGTTGAACCTGCAGATAATAGcactaaagttaataattttaagGCAAAATACAATTCACAATTTAATCCATATTTGGCAAAACAAAATTATAcctaa
- the LOC126884785 gene encoding general transcription and DNA repair factor IIH helicase subunit XPD — protein MRLSVDGLVVYFPYDYIYPEQYAYMSELKKALDAKGHCLLEMPSGTGKTVTLLSLIVAYMIENPHSVRKLIYCSRTVPEIEKVMEELKKLVEYYEKIDGEHPQITGLVLSSRKNMCIHPEVSTQREGKIVDGKCHSLTASYVRDKHNDDDTVPVCSFYEEFNIDGKESVIPYGVYNLDDLKQYGRKRNWCPYFLARFAITYANIVVYSYHYLLDPKIADVVSKELTKEAVVIFDEAHNIDNVCIDSMSVKIQKRTIEKATANIQLLEKTIAEMRDEDSRKLQEEYQRLVQGLRDANVARETDVILSNPVLPDEILQEAVPGNIRNAEHFISFLKRFVEYIKTRLRVQHVVQESPVGFLKDLQSKVCIERKPLKFCAERLASLLRTLEIADLTDFSPIILITHVATLVSTYTKGFTVIVEPFDDKTPTVSNPILYVSCLDSSIAIKPVFDRFQTVVITSGTLSPLDMYPKILNFHPVIMSSFTMTLARPCLLPMIVSKGNDQVAISSKFETRDDNAVIRNYGQLLVEVAANVPDGIVCFFTSYLYLESVVASWYDQGVIDNLQRYKLLFIETQDSAETSFALMYYIKACESGRGAVLLSVARGKVSEGVDFDHHLGRAVLMFGIPYVYTQSRILKARLDYLRDQFQIKENDFLTFDAMRHAAQCVGRAIRGKTDYGIMIFADKRFSRSDKKSKLPKWIQEHLKDSYCNLSTEEGVQIAKRWLRQMAQPFTREDQLGVSLLTLEQLRDLEAKKLAEQNAQEVAML, from the exons ATGAg GCTTAGTGTTGATGGATTAGTAGTATATTTCCCCTACGACTATATATACCCAGAACAGTATGCATATATGTCAGAATTAAAAAAAGCTTTAGATGCAAAG GGACATTGTTTACTTGAAATGCCCTCCGGCACAGGGAAAACTGTTACTCTGCTATCCCTCATTGTTGCATACATGATAGAAAATCCACATTCTGTTCGCAAACTGATATACTGCTCTAGAACTGTACCAGAAATAGAAAAAGTTATGGAAGAATTGAAGAAACTGGTGGAGTATTATGAAAAGATTGATGGAGAACACCCTCAAATAACTGGTTTAGTGTTGTCATCAAGAAAGAATATGTGTATACACCCAGAG gTTAGTACACAAAGGGAGGGTAAAATTGTTGATGGAAAATGCCACTCGCTGACAGCTAGTTATGTAAGAGATAAACACAATGATGACGATACTGTACCTGTTTGCAGTTTCTACGAGGAATTTAATATAGATGGAAAAGAATCTGTAATACCTTATGGGGTTTATAATTTAGACGATCTAAAACAGTATGGAAGAAAAAGGAACTGGTGTCCATATTTTCTTGCCAGATTTGCT ATTACATATGCCAATATAGTAGTCTACAGTTATCATTATTTGCTGGATCCGAAAATAGCAGATGTGGTCTCCAAAGAACTGACAAAGGAAGCAGTAGTGATATTTGATGAAGCACACAACATTGATAATGTGTGCATAGATTCTATGAGTGTCAAGATTCAGAAAAGGACCATAGAAAAAGCCACAGCTAATATACAGTTACTAGAAAAAACCATAGCTGA AATGAGAGATGAGGACTCCAGAAAACTTCAAGAAGAATACCAAAGGCTAGTGCAAGGTTTAAGAGATGCAAATGTTGCTCGAGAAACTGATGTTATATTGTCAAATCCAGTATTACCAGACGAGATTCTTCAGGAGGCTGTACCGGGAAATATAAGAaatgcagagcattttattagCTTTTTAAAAAGATTTGTGGAGTATATCAAGACTCGTTTAAGGGTTCAACATGTAGTACAAGAATCACCTGTGGGATTCCTCAAAGACTTACAATCAAAA GTCTGCATTGAGAGAAAACCTTTAAAATTCTGTGCTGAACGTTTGGCGTCTTTATTGAGAACCTTAGAAATAGCTGATTTGACAGACTTCAGTCCTATAATATTAATAACACATGTAGCTACGTTAGTATCCACTTATACCAAAGGATTTACTGTAATTGTTGAGCCATTTGATGACAAAACTCCCACAGTATCAAATCCAATCTTATATGTGAG TTGTTTGGATTCTTCTATAGCCATTAAGCCTGTATTTGACAGGTTCCAAACTGTAGTTATAACATCTGGAACATTATCTCCTTTAGATATGTATCCTAAAATTTTGAACTTTCATCCTGTTATTATGTCATCATTTACCATGACGTTAGCTAGGCCTTGTCTGCTTCCAATG attGTTTCTAAAGGAAATGATCAAGTAGCGATTTCATCTAAGTTTGAAACAAGAGATGACAATGCTGTCATAAGGAATTATGGACAGCTTCTTGTAGAG GTCGCAGCAAATGTTCCTGATGGTATCGTCTGTTTCTTTACTTCTTATCTGTATTTGGAATCGGTGGTGGCAAGTTGGTACGATCAAGGTGTAATTGATAACCTGCAGAGGTACAAATTATTGTTTATTGAAACGCAAGACTCAGCTGAGACGAGCTTTGCTTTGATGTACTACATTAAG GCCTGTGAATCTGGTAGAGGAGCCGTTCTCTTATCAGTAGCTAGGGGCAAAGTCTCAGAAGGAGTCGATTTTGACCATCATTTGGGCAGGGCAGTGCTAATGTTTGGAATCCCGTATGTATATACACAATCTCGAATACTAAAAGCAAGATTGGATTATTTAAGAGATCAATTTCAG ATTAAAGAAAATGACTTCCTCACCTTTGATGCAATGAGACACGCAGCTCAATGTGTGGGAAGAGCTATACGAGGAAAAACTGACTATGGTATAATGATATTCGCAGATAAACGCTTCTCCAGATCCGACAAGAAATCCAAGCTTCCAAAATGGATCCAAGAGCATCTCAAAGACTCCTATTGTAACTTATCAACTGAAGAAGGCGTTCAA ATCGCGAAGAGATGGTTGAGGCAAATGGCTCAGCCCTTTACAAGAGAAGATCAGTTGGGTGTCTCGTTGCTTACTTTGGAACAATTACGGGATCTTGAAGCAAAGAAACTTGCAGAACAGAATGCGCAAGAAGTTGCCATGCTCTAA
- the LOC126884794 gene encoding 18S rRNA aminocarboxypropyltransferase isoform X2, translated as MAAEVSATLIINYDSEEECVPDFPVAMWDFNQCDPKKCSGRKLARMNLVKCLKQKQRFHGIVLTPTGEKCVSPSDREIVETKGIAVVDCSWARIDETPIAALKPVHGRLLPFLVATNPINYGRPCQLSCVEAIAATMYITGFKEEARFYMNKFSWGHSFEELNKELLDIYATCTDSKSVVEAQNEYIKKEQLKQEQDKRSQPDFPSSSDSSDTE; from the exons ATGGCAGCAGAGGTTTCAGCCACATTAATTATAAATT atGATTCTGAAGAAGAATGCGTGCCAGACTTTCCAGTTGCAATGTGGGACTTCAACCAATGCGATCCAAAAAAATGCTCTGGCCGAAAATTAGCTAGAATGAATTTGGTGAAGTGTCTTAAACAGAAGCAGCGCTTTCATGGCATTGTTTTAACACCAACTGGAGAAAAATGTGTCAGTCCTTCTGATAGAGAAATTGTTGAAACTAAAGGAATAGCTGTAGTTGATTGTTCATGGGCTCGCATAGATGAAACACCAATAGCTGCCTTAAAACCTGTACACGGAAGACTTCTTCCATTCTTGG ttGCTACAAATCCGATAAATTATGGAAGACCTTGTCAGCTGAGTTGTGTAGAAGCAATAGCAGCTACAATGTACATAACAGGTTTTAAAGAAGAAGCCAGATTTTATATGAACAAATTTTCATGGGGACACTCTTTTGAAGAGCTCAATAAAGAACTGTTGGACATTTACGCTACTTGTACTGATAGTAAGTCTGTTGTGGAGGCACAAAATGAATATATCAAGAAGGAACAACTGAAACAGGAGCAAGATAAAAGAA GTCAGCCAGATTTTCCAAGTTCCAGCGATTCAAGTGATACAGAGTGa